A single window of Bacteroidota bacterium DNA harbors:
- a CDS encoding S9 family peptidase, with protein sequence MKNFFFFPIVAGTSILFLASCTSTINHPPSTIAHLPYPQTKKTDTVNDYFGTKIADPYRWLEDDNSDETKKWVEEENKVTFDYLGKIPFRQQMKERLTQVWNYEKMTAPFRRGNYYFFYKNDGLQNQSVLYVQEGLTGAPKILIDPNTLSADGTLALNGVSIREDGKYISYNLSQSGSDWNDVVTMEIQTQKVLPDTLHWVKFSGASWKGDGFYYSTYPAPTSHAYSNKNENNKAFFHKLGTKQSEDKIIYADESHAGRGWSVSATDDGKYMGLWGSESTSGNSFAVKESQSEKWNWADTAYKNEYRMIDDIGKMLLVHTNANAPKYQLVLVDPNKPDSAHWKKIIPQTNDLLESVSLANGKIVCTYLHDVITKLEIFSLDGKMEKEISTPPLGVAGFSSDKKDSVAFYSFTNYITPSLIYKFNMNNNSSEVFFQPKVDFASDEYESKQVFYPSKDGTKIPMLITHKKGIALDGNNPCFLYGYGGFNISITPYFVTNSVAFLENGGVYAVANMRGGGEYGEEWHKAGIKCNKQNVFDDFISAAEYLIKEKYTSSQKLAVHGRSNGGLLIGAVMTQRPDLMKVALPGVGVLDMLRYHKFTIGYYWASDYGRSDNKEEFNCLVKYSPLHNVKETEYPATMVLTGDHDDRVVPAHSFKFAATLQEKNKSNNPILIRVDTKAGHGAGKPTAKQIEEWADVWSFVFYNLGMEMKSTTPVLKGEANAKKE encoded by the coding sequence ATGAAAAACTTTTTTTTCTTTCCGATAGTTGCCGGCACTTCAATTCTGTTTTTGGCTTCGTGCACATCAACCATCAACCATCCACCATCAACCATCGCGCATCTTCCCTATCCGCAAACAAAAAAAACGGATACGGTGAATGATTACTTCGGAACAAAAATTGCCGACCCGTACCGTTGGCTGGAGGATGATAATTCCGATGAAACAAAAAAATGGGTGGAAGAAGAAAACAAAGTCACGTTTGATTACCTGGGAAAAATTCCTTTCCGCCAGCAGATGAAAGAACGTTTGACACAAGTTTGGAATTATGAAAAGATGACCGCTCCGTTCAGGCGCGGCAACTATTATTTCTTCTATAAGAATGACGGCTTGCAGAATCAAAGCGTGCTCTATGTGCAGGAAGGATTGACTGGCGCTCCGAAAATTTTAATTGACCCCAACACGCTTTCTGCCGATGGAACACTTGCGCTGAATGGCGTGAGCATTCGCGAAGACGGAAAATATATTTCGTACAATCTTTCGCAATCGGGTTCCGACTGGAATGATGTGGTTACGATGGAAATTCAAACGCAAAAAGTTTTACCCGACACGCTTCACTGGGTGAAATTTTCCGGTGCATCGTGGAAGGGCGATGGATTTTATTACAGCACCTATCCCGCGCCCACTTCACATGCGTACTCAAACAAAAACGAAAACAACAAAGCATTCTTTCATAAACTCGGAACAAAGCAAAGTGAAGACAAAATTATTTATGCCGATGAATCTCATGCCGGCAGGGGCTGGTCGGTTTCTGCAACCGATGACGGAAAATACATGGGGCTGTGGGGAAGCGAATCTACCAGCGGAAATTCTTTTGCCGTGAAAGAATCTCAGAGCGAGAAATGGAATTGGGCGGACACTGCCTATAAAAATGAATACAGAATGATTGATGACATAGGCAAAATGCTGCTGGTTCATACTAACGCAAACGCTCCGAAATATCAACTGGTGCTCGTTGACCCGAACAAACCCGACAGCGCGCACTGGAAAAAAATTATTCCCCAGACAAATGATTTGCTCGAAAGCGTTTCGCTTGCAAACGGAAAAATTGTCTGCACCTATCTTCACGATGTAATCACCAAGTTGGAAATATTTTCTCTGGACGGAAAAATGGAAAAAGAAATTTCCACTCCTCCGCTGGGCGTTGCAGGTTTCAGTTCAGATAAAAAGGACTCTGTTGCGTTTTATTCTTTCACCAATTATATAACTCCTTCGCTGATTTACAAGTTCAACATGAATAACAATTCTTCGGAAGTTTTCTTCCAGCCGAAAGTGGATTTTGCTTCTGACGAGTACGAGAGCAAGCAGGTTTTTTATCCGAGCAAGGACGGAACAAAAATTCCCATGCTCATCACGCACAAGAAAGGAATTGCGCTCGATGGAAATAATCCCTGCTTCCTCTATGGCTATGGCGGATTCAACATCAGCATCACTCCGTATTTTGTTACCAACTCGGTTGCGTTTTTGGAAAATGGCGGTGTGTATGCGGTGGCGAATATGCGCGGTGGCGGTGAGTACGGAGAAGAATGGCATAAGGCGGGAATTAAATGCAACAAGCAAAATGTGTTTGATGATTTTATTTCCGCTGCGGAATATCTGATTAAAGAAAAATATACTTCTTCGCAGAAATTGGCTGTGCACGGACGTTCGAATGGCGGACTTCTCATTGGCGCGGTGATGACGCAGCGCCCGGATTTAATGAAAGTGGCATTGCCCGGAGTGGGCGTGCTCGATATGCTTCGCTATCATAAATTCACCATCGGATATTACTGGGCGAGCGATTATGGAAGAAGCGATAACAAAGAAGAGTTCAATTGCCTGGTAAAATATTCTCCGCTTCACAATGTGAAAGAAACGGAATATCCTGCCACCATGGTTCTGACTGGCGACCACGATGACCGCGTGGTGCCTGCGCATTCATTCAAGTTTGCGGCAACACTCCAGGAAAAAAATAAAAGCAATAACCCGATTCTCATCCGCGTGGATACGAAAGCAGGGCACGGTGCAGGAAAACCCACTGCAAAACAAATTGAAGAATGGGCGGATGTGTGGAGTTTTGTTTTTTATAATCTGGGAATGGAAATGAAGAGCACAACGCCTGTGCTGAAAGGAGAAGCAAATGCAAAAAAGGAATAA
- a CDS encoding four helix bundle protein, whose product MAIERKNINRGYKKLEVWQDAIELYLLACKTFCKLPNHLMKVTSNSIDASHSISRNISEGYCRRGLTEYLNFLNYSLGSCGEFHSCYYSCYKAKQISENEFEELDALHYKVENKLIKLIESLQRKKKNGEWEDSFVGN is encoded by the coding sequence ATGGCAATTGAAAGGAAAAACATAAACCGCGGATATAAAAAGTTGGAAGTATGGCAAGATGCGATTGAACTTTACCTTCTTGCTTGTAAAACATTCTGTAAACTGCCGAATCATTTGATGAAAGTTACTTCTAATTCTATTGATGCTTCGCACAGCATTTCAAGAAATATAAGTGAAGGGTATTGCCGAAGAGGGCTGACAGAATATCTGAATTTTTTAAATTATTCTCTCGGCTCATGCGGAGAGTTTCATTCTTGTTATTACTCATGCTATAAAGCGAAACAGATTTCCGAAAATGAATTTGAAGAATTGGATGCGCTTCATTATAAGGTAGAAAATAAATTAATCAAATTAATAGAATCCTTGCAACGAAAAAAGAAAAACGGAGAATGGGAAGATAGTTTTGTTGGCAATTAA
- a CDS encoding O-antigen ligase family protein: MTDQLKLRYVMLFSTLFIVLNTFFIAKEMYWFMVLPVLLLVVLTAFVALDVLVLVIVFLTPLSIILRESDFGVAISLPTEPLLFGVMLIYILRLFYEGKIERKIFFHPVTIAVLINLLWMAFTCITSSLPMVSWKFLLSRLWLVIPFYFVALHLFREKKNMRKYIWLYMISFSIVIIYTLINHAMDNFAEAPAHIAMTPFYNDHTSYGAMLAMYLPPLILFSFDKNSPRGIRYYAFFTLLLFIAGLIFSYTRAAWLSLIFAAGSLLIYLLRIRLIPILIALGVLIVLFFVYQNEIMISLQSGRYKNVKNRDIEQRLQSIANVTTDASNTERFNRWASAIRMFKQKPFFGWGPGTYQFQYAPFQISTEKTQISTNFGEKGNAHSEYIGPLAESGVIGMLAMIAIVVTTLLTAAKIIYHSPDKKARVFALAIILGLITYFVHGTLNNFLDTDKASAPFWGFIAMLVAMDSYGVEMDVNTKGNKKVD, translated from the coding sequence ATGACCGACCAACTAAAACTCCGGTACGTAATGCTCTTCAGCACGCTGTTCATTGTGCTGAATACTTTTTTCATTGCAAAAGAAATGTATTGGTTCATGGTGCTGCCGGTGCTGCTGCTGGTGGTACTCACTGCATTTGTCGCGCTCGATGTGTTGGTTCTCGTGATTGTTTTTCTCACTCCGCTTTCCATCATTTTGCGTGAAAGTGATTTTGGCGTGGCAATTTCACTTCCCACCGAGCCGCTGCTCTTTGGCGTAATGCTCATTTATATTCTCCGGTTATTTTACGAGGGAAAAATTGAACGCAAAATATTTTTTCATCCGGTTACCATTGCCGTTCTCATCAATCTTCTCTGGATGGCATTCACCTGCATCACCAGTTCGCTGCCGATGGTGTCGTGGAAGTTTTTGCTCTCGCGCTTATGGCTGGTGATTCCGTTTTATTTTGTGGCGCTGCATCTTTTCAGGGAAAAGAAAAATATGCGCAAATATATCTGGCTCTATATGATTTCTTTTTCAATTGTAATTATTTACACGCTCATTAATCACGCCATGGATAATTTTGCAGAAGCGCCCGCGCACATTGCCATGACTCCGTTTTACAACGACCACACTTCGTATGGAGCCATGCTCGCCATGTATCTTCCTCCGCTGATTCTTTTTTCGTTTGATAAAAATTCACCGAGAGGAATCCGCTACTATGCATTTTTCACGCTCTTGCTTTTCATCGCGGGATTAATTTTTTCTTACACGCGCGCGGCATGGCTGAGTTTAATTTTTGCTGCGGGAAGTTTGCTGATTTATTTACTGCGCATTCGTTTGATTCCGATTCTGATTGCGCTCGGAGTTCTGATTGTTTTGTTTTTTGTTTACCAGAATGAAATAATGATTTCGCTTCAATCGGGAAGGTATAAAAATGTGAAGAACCGCGACATTGAACAGCGCCTTCAATCCATTGCCAACGTAACCACCGATGCTTCCAACACCGAGCGTTTCAACCGGTGGGCTTCGGCAATACGGATGTTCAAACAAAAACCTTTCTTCGGATGGGGACCGGGCACTTACCAGTTTCAATACGCGCCTTTTCAAATCTCCACCGAGAAAACACAAATCTCCACCAACTTCGGAGAAAAAGGAAACGCGCACAGCGAATACATTGGTCCGCTGGCGGAAAGCGGGGTGATTGGAATGCTCGCCATGATTGCAATTGTTGTAACCACGCTGCTCACAGCGGCAAAAATAATTTATCATTCACCGGATAAAAAAGCAAGAGTGTTTGCGCTTGCAATTATTCTTGGGCTGATTACTTATTTTGTGCACGGCACGCTGAATAATTTTCTGGATACCGACAAAGCATCGGCTCCGTTCTGGGGGTTTATTGCAATGTTAGTGGCGATGGATTCCTATGGAGTGGAGATGGATGTAAATACAAAAGGAAATAAAAAGGTAGATTAA
- a CDS encoding DUF5615 family PIN-like protein, translating to MANENFPFPSISFIRNEGHFIFSISELSNGISDEQVIQKAIKENLIILTFDKDYGELIFKFGITNPPAVVFFRYKGNNPLFAGKILCDLTVKAGLKLEKNFTVIEENDIRQRQY from the coding sequence TTGGCAAACGAAAATTTTCCTTTCCCATCGATTTCTTTTATCAGAAATGAGGGGCATTTTATATTCTCAATCAGCGAACTATCGAATGGAATTTCTGATGAGCAGGTTATTCAGAAAGCAATAAAAGAAAATCTAATCATATTGACCTTTGATAAGGATTACGGAGAATTAATTTTCAAATTCGGAATAACAAATCCTCCGGCAGTTGTATTTTTTAGGTATAAGGGAAATAATCCGCTGTTCGCAGGAAAAATTCTCTGTGATTTGACAGTAAAAGCCGGGTTGAAACTTGAAAAAAACTTTACTGTGATTGAGGAAAATGATATACGCCAGCGCCAGTATTAA
- a CDS encoding DUF433 domain-containing protein translates to MNWQEHIVSEKNILLGKPSIKGTRISVELILELLSSGWTEKMILESYPNLTENNLKAVFAYLKDCIQHELYFPLKRA, encoded by the coding sequence ATGAATTGGCAAGAACACATAGTTTCTGAAAAAAATATTTTACTCGGCAAACCGTCTATAAAAGGAACAAGAATATCGGTTGAGTTAATCCTTGAACTCCTTTCATCGGGCTGGACAGAGAAAATGATTTTAGAAAGTTATCCTAATCTCACAGAAAATAATTTAAAAGCAGTGTTTGCTTACCTTAAGGATTGCATTCAGCATGAATTATATTTCCCTCTGAAAAGAGCGTAA
- a CDS encoding tetratricopeptide repeat protein yields MKQLFSSLLLFAFFSLPFYSSAQGDDALENAKTKQKAGSHSEAIAAFTSIIKQHDADVQKYLQQLSDYEKIPAFERAEKGMEPPPVDINLAMPYYLRGYSYSVTGKNTDAMNNFNTAIKINPKLGAAYFQRGKLLWTTGKRDDGCIDLGMAASLKDSVAKELFEEKFCWKEAVAAYHEASSKINFNEYQPVLDLMQKAIKLCPDSANYLGMRGRAYLGLGKTELAMADFEKAISLSPKSFHAWYGRGVVNYTKGKWQEAFDDLSKAVELNDHFAPAYLYRAYACEGMDKNQSAIYDYQQVERWDPLSGLAWFKSGLLRSAMGDQVGACKDFHKATQLSYPEAMDYAEKCDKPQKKK; encoded by the coding sequence ATGAAACAACTATTCTCCTCTCTCCTGCTCTTCGCATTTTTCTCTCTGCCTTTTTATTCTTCCGCGCAAGGCGATGATGCGCTGGAGAACGCAAAGACGAAACAAAAAGCCGGAAGCCATTCCGAAGCCATTGCCGCTTTCACTTCCATCATTAAACAGCACGATGCCGATGTGCAGAAATATTTGCAGCAGTTGAGCGACTATGAAAAAATTCCTGCGTTCGAACGCGCAGAAAAAGGAATGGAACCGCCACCGGTAGATATAAATCTCGCCATGCCGTATTACCTGCGCGGCTATTCCTATTCCGTTACCGGAAAAAACACCGATGCCATGAATAATTTCAACACCGCCATAAAAATAAATCCCAAACTGGGCGCTGCGTATTTTCAGCGCGGAAAACTTTTATGGACCACCGGCAAGCGCGATGACGGCTGCATTGATTTGGGAATGGCGGCAAGTTTAAAGGACTCGGTGGCGAAAGAACTGTTCGAAGAAAAATTCTGCTGGAAGGAAGCGGTGGCGGCTTACCACGAAGCATCTTCAAAAATAAATTTCAACGAATACCAGCCGGTGCTCGACCTCATGCAGAAGGCAATCAAACTCTGTCCTGACAGCGCGAATTACCTGGGCATGCGCGGACGGGCGTATCTCGGTCTTGGAAAAACCGAACTCGCCATGGCTGATTTTGAAAAAGCCATTTCACTCAGCCCGAAAAGTTTTCATGCGTGGTACGGACGGGGCGTGGTGAATTACACCAAAGGAAAATGGCAGGAAGCATTTGATGATTTATCAAAAGCAGTTGAACTGAATGACCACTTTGCTCCTGCTTATTTATACCGCGCGTATGCCTGCGAAGGCATGGATAAAAACCAATCCGCCATTTACGATTACCAGCAGGTGGAGCGCTGGGATCCTCTTAGCGGACTTGCCTGGTTCAAGAGCGGATTGCTGCGCAGCGCCATGGGCGACCAGGTAGGCGCCTGCAAAGATTTTCACAAGGCAACACAACTCAGTTATCCCGAAGCAATGGACTATGCCGAAAAATGCGATAAGCCGCAGAAGAAAAAATAA
- a CDS encoding gliding motility-associated C-terminal domain-containing protein — MPSPDVKCIAVQPNGDVLVTWAAASPCTNFISYHVDTSSNPAVIPFTNYVTVGPCIATTALHAGANADKKRMYYTVETESSSISAPKDTFSTIFLTVSAVTGNANLNWNKISNHPIPTSSGWYKIYREYPAGNWKLRDSILNTNSYIDLTDVCNKNHSLINYRIEIFDNTGCTSVSNVAGDTAFYDNTPPVTKPIDTVSVNAAGLATVSWFPSPSPDADSVIIYYGGSTCTGWTPIAVVPVPQTFYTYTLSNAANVSECYKVAFVDSCGNVSAQSINPHSTIYLSASFDPCLATASLAWNSYINMIPAVTQYEIFRKTNAGAFIKIGSTSSTTYADNSISLGNSYCYFVRAADGTKTSSSNTVCDTLNVAQPPQFNYNRFATVVSSTAIDIRAYVDTSPDVSYYRLMRATGSGNFTVVLPSTSPVAQTISWQDNSVKANDNSYSYKWEAMNSCNQVVLSSDTATTLLLAAAISPSVNVTLAWNDYSAWSGKVDHYDIYRAVDGVWNPSPIGSVNFSGSGGAYMDDVAPFLSSKGAFSYYVVAREGNGNKYGFKDTSASNIAKVFEFPKFYIPNTFTPNGDTKNDVFLPVIGFIEPEDYTFTVFDNTGTPVFSTNNPAEGWDGKKKGHPCMEGVYMYLILCKASNGDDSKIAGTITLVR, encoded by the coding sequence ATGCCTTCGCCAGATGTAAAGTGCATTGCCGTTCAGCCGAACGGGGATGTGCTGGTAACATGGGCGGCTGCTTCTCCGTGCACAAACTTTATTTCTTATCATGTGGATACTTCTTCCAATCCTGCCGTGATTCCTTTTACAAATTATGTTACTGTTGGACCTTGCATTGCAACCACTGCGCTTCATGCGGGAGCGAACGCGGACAAGAAGCGAATGTATTACACGGTGGAAACAGAATCCTCAAGCATCTCCGCGCCTAAAGATACCTTCTCCACCATTTTTCTTACGGTGAGCGCGGTAACCGGCAACGCCAACCTGAACTGGAATAAAATTTCCAATCATCCCATTCCCACTTCCAGCGGATGGTATAAAATTTACCGCGAGTATCCGGCAGGAAACTGGAAACTGCGCGACAGCATCTTGAATACTAATTCTTACATTGATTTAACCGATGTATGCAACAAAAATCATTCACTCATCAACTACCGAATTGAGATTTTCGATAACACCGGCTGTACTTCCGTTTCAAACGTGGCGGGCGATACGGCATTTTATGACAACACTCCGCCTGTAACAAAACCCATTGACACGGTGAGCGTGAATGCCGCGGGGCTTGCCACCGTCAGTTGGTTTCCTTCGCCTTCGCCCGATGCGGACTCGGTGATTATTTATTATGGCGGTTCAACCTGCACGGGATGGACTCCCATTGCAGTTGTTCCGGTGCCGCAAACTTTTTATACCTATACTCTTTCCAACGCAGCCAATGTTTCGGAGTGTTATAAAGTGGCGTTTGTGGATTCGTGCGGAAATGTTTCTGCGCAAAGCATCAATCCTCATTCTACTATTTATCTCTCTGCTTCGTTCGACCCCTGCCTTGCCACCGCTTCGCTTGCGTGGAACAGTTATATCAACATGATTCCGGCAGTAACGCAGTACGAAATTTTCCGCAAGACAAACGCGGGAGCATTTATAAAAATTGGCTCCACTTCTTCCACTACCTATGCTGACAACAGTATTTCACTCGGAAACAGTTATTGCTATTTTGTGCGCGCTGCAGATGGAACAAAAACTTCTTCTTCCAACACCGTGTGCGATACGCTGAATGTTGCGCAGCCGCCTCAGTTTAATTACAACCGCTTTGCCACGGTGGTTTCTTCCACCGCCATTGACATCCGCGCGTATGTGGATACTTCGCCCGATGTTTCGTATTACCGGCTGATGCGCGCAACAGGAAGCGGAAATTTTACTGTAGTGCTGCCCTCCACTTCACCTGTGGCTCAAACTATTTCGTGGCAGGATAATTCGGTGAAGGCAAATGATAATTCTTATTCGTATAAATGGGAAGCCATGAACTCCTGCAACCAGGTGGTGCTTTCGTCCGATACGGCAACCACCCTACTTCTTGCGGCAGCTATTTCTCCTTCGGTGAATGTTACGCTTGCGTGGAACGATTACAGCGCGTGGTCGGGCAAGGTGGACCATTATGATATTTACCGCGCAGTGGATGGCGTGTGGAATCCGTCACCCATCGGCTCGGTGAATTTTTCGGGAAGCGGTGGAGCGTATATGGATGATGTGGCGCCTTTCCTCAGCAGCAAGGGCGCGTTTTCGTATTACGTGGTGGCGCGCGAAGGAAACGGAAACAAATACGGTTTCAAGGATACGAGCGCATCGAACATTGCAAAGGTATTTGAGTTTCCGAAGTTTTATATTCCCAACACATTCACTCCGAACGGAGATACTAAGAACGATGTGTTTCTTCCCGTCATAGGATTTATTGAACCGGAAGATTACACCTTCACCGTTTTTGACAACACCGGCACGCCTGTGTTCAGCACAAACAATCCTGCCGAAGGATGGGACGGGAAAAAGAAAGGGCATCCGTGCATGGAAGGAGTGTACATGTATCTCATCCTCTGCAAAGCATCCAATGGGGATGATTCAAAAATTGCGGGAACCATTACGCTGGTGCGGTAA
- a CDS encoding T9SS type A sorting domain-containing protein, translating to MKKNIALFLFLLATAGATFAQPAKKISSSTYLKCTSFHITKPLRELANAEMKTSSYKEDIGDIRQAHPASGFVPKNSYPPDPCVQQNPGTLTLDTPLVNFEGGNWAYRPDANGAAGPNHYVQGVNLCNYNIYDKTGNLLLATDMSVLGGGCSDDPIVMYDKFADRWVVTDVTYNYNNLSIAVSTSGDPTGSYYVYTFAYPVMPDFPKYSVWTDGYYATYRDINNDTVGISVLERNRMLMGDPNAGIIIAKFPNGAFPYKICNKNSQLPGSPKILTCDGALPPYGTPAYLMYYTNVNMGDASNSIMIYKLVTDTLNKTCAITFVDSLATAAYNGYFAGYSFGGNIAEPGGQQVWSLEGPFQFRAPYLRFTGYNSVVLCNTVNLGGMIAGVRWYELRQNDTTKVWSIYQQSTFGPSDGISRWNSSICMDLNGDISIAYNVTNSSSLYPGIRYTGRLASDPLNTMTFAEQTAMTGTHSFSQQWGDICESTLDPDGITFWHTNQYIIDPSGNTANVRIFSYQLTSTLNNAAADVPKNQAELTAFCSDNQLNVLATGLTSAEPVVINLFDINGKELFGKWLTPVSNRLEHKINVEALAKGTYFVRIGNARFQKVCKVVI from the coding sequence ATGAAAAAAAACATTGCTCTCTTTTTATTCCTGCTCGCCACAGCAGGCGCAACTTTTGCGCAACCGGCAAAAAAAATTTCTTCATCAACTTATCTGAAGTGCACCAGTTTTCATATCACCAAGCCGCTGCGCGAACTGGCAAATGCGGAAATGAAAACCAGTTCGTATAAAGAAGACATAGGCGACATACGGCAGGCGCATCCCGCTTCCGGTTTCGTGCCGAAGAATTCCTATCCGCCCGACCCGTGCGTACAGCAAAATCCGGGCACACTTACGTTAGACACTCCCTTAGTGAATTTTGAAGGAGGCAACTGGGCATACCGCCCCGATGCAAACGGAGCGGCTGGTCCCAATCATTACGTGCAGGGCGTGAACCTTTGCAACTATAACATCTACGATAAAACAGGAAACCTGCTTCTTGCAACTGATATGTCGGTGCTGGGGGGAGGATGCTCCGATGACCCCATTGTGATGTACGATAAATTTGCCGACCGCTGGGTGGTAACGGATGTTACCTACAACTATAATAATTTATCCATTGCCGTATCCACTTCGGGCGACCCGACCGGCTCCTACTATGTGTACACGTTTGCATACCCTGTGATGCCCGACTTCCCGAAATATTCGGTGTGGACAGACGGATATTATGCAACCTACCGGGATATTAATAATGACACGGTGGGAATTTCCGTTCTCGAGCGGAACCGTATGCTGATGGGCGACCCGAACGCGGGAATCATCATTGCAAAATTTCCGAACGGTGCTTTTCCCTATAAAATCTGCAACAAGAACAGCCAGCTGCCGGGCTCGCCAAAAATACTCACCTGCGATGGGGCGCTGCCTCCCTATGGCACACCCGCCTACCTTATGTATTATACCAACGTGAACATGGGAGATGCCTCCAACAGCATTATGATTTATAAACTCGTTACTGACACGCTGAATAAAACCTGCGCAATCACTTTTGTTGATTCGCTCGCCACGGCTGCCTACAACGGATATTTTGCCGGCTATTCTTTCGGAGGAAACATTGCCGAACCGGGCGGGCAGCAGGTATGGTCGCTCGAAGGTCCGTTTCAGTTCAGGGCTCCTTACCTGCGCTTTACGGGATACAACTCGGTGGTGCTGTGCAACACGGTAAATCTGGGCGGCATGATTGCAGGCGTGCGCTGGTATGAACTGCGGCAGAATGATACTACCAAAGTGTGGAGCATCTATCAGCAAAGCACCTTTGGACCCAGTGACGGAATCAGCCGGTGGAACAGCAGCATCTGCATGGATTTGAATGGCGATATTTCCATTGCCTATAACGTTACTAACTCCTCCTCTCTTTATCCCGGCATCCGCTATACGGGGCGGCTGGCAAGCGACCCGCTCAACACCATGACCTTTGCCGAGCAAACCGCCATGACAGGAACTCACTCCTTCAGCCAGCAGTGGGGAGATATTTGCGAATCCACGCTCGACCCCGATGGAATTACTTTCTGGCACACCAACCAATATATTATTGACCCTTCGGGCAACACCGCCAACGTGAGAATATTTTCTTACCAACTTACTTCCACCTTAAACAACGCTGCGGCAGACGTTCCGAAAAATCAAGCGGAGTTAACGGCATTCTGCTCCGATAACCAGTTGAACGTGCTGGCAACGGGGCTGACTTCTGCCGAACCGGTGGTAATAAATCTCTTCGACATAAACGGCAAGGAACTTTTCGGCAAATGGCTCACGCCTGTTTCCAACCGGCTGGAGCATAAAATAAATGTGGAAGCGCTTGCCAAAGGAACTTACTTTGTACGAATTGGAAATGCGCGGTTTCAGAAAGTGTGCAAGGTGGTTATATAA